From Hymenobacter sedentarius, a single genomic window includes:
- the cysK gene encoding cysteine synthase A: MKANNILETIGNTPLVRLNRLFATVRPDVEVWVKLERANPGGSIKDRIALSMITQAEKEGILNKNSLIVEPTSGNTGVGLALVAAVKGYKLTLVMPESMSIERRRLMAAYGATLELTPREKGMKGAIERAQDIVASTPGAWMPMQFSNPANLQIHAETTAQEILRDAPEGFDFHITGVGTGGHITAVTEVLKPLFPNMKTFAVEPEASPVISGGAPGPHPIQGIGAGFIPENLHTNVLDGTIQVSHQEAYEMTRRAAREEGMFVGVSSGASLAAVAKKLADVPQGGRILTFCYDTGERYLSVDGLFV; encoded by the coding sequence ATGAAAGCCAATAATATCCTCGAGACCATCGGCAACACGCCGCTCGTGCGCCTCAACCGCCTTTTTGCCACCGTCCGCCCCGACGTGGAAGTGTGGGTAAAGCTGGAACGCGCTAACCCCGGGGGCTCCATCAAGGACCGTATTGCGCTGTCGATGATTACGCAGGCCGAGAAAGAGGGCATTCTTAACAAAAACAGCCTCATTGTGGAACCCACCTCCGGCAATACCGGCGTGGGCCTGGCCCTGGTAGCTGCCGTGAAGGGCTACAAGCTCACGCTGGTGATGCCCGAGAGCATGAGCATCGAGCGCCGCCGCCTCATGGCCGCCTACGGGGCCACCCTCGAGCTTACGCCCCGCGAAAAGGGCATGAAAGGCGCCATCGAACGAGCCCAGGACATTGTGGCCAGCACCCCCGGCGCCTGGATGCCCATGCAGTTTTCTAACCCCGCCAACCTGCAAATTCACGCCGAAACCACGGCGCAGGAAATTCTGCGCGATGCACCGGAAGGCTTCGACTTTCACATTACCGGCGTAGGCACCGGCGGGCACATCACCGCCGTCACGGAAGTGCTCAAGCCGCTGTTCCCGAACATGAAAACCTTCGCCGTGGAGCCGGAAGCTTCGCCGGTTATCAGCGGCGGGGCCCCGGGGCCGCACCCCATTCAAGGCATCGGCGCGGGCTTCATTCCCGAAAACCTGCACACCAACGTCCTCGACGGCACCATCCAGGTCTCGCACCAGGAAGCGTACGAAATGACCCGCCGGGCGGCGCGCGAAGAAGGAATGTTCGTGGGCGTGTCCTCGGGCGCTTCGCTGGCGGCCGTGGCCAAGAAGCTGGCCGATGTGCCCCAGGGCGGCCGCATCCTCACCTTCTGCTACGATACCGGCGAACGGTACCTTTCGGTGGATGGCCTGTTCGTTT
- a CDS encoding serine O-acetyltransferase, producing the protein MLPRSFSAELAKAHASVPDALPGAAFCALADGLLALLFPQRADQPLPSADAVDSELYHFRSELAVLLAKVPSVPAPASELADEFTAQLPALRTALLRDASAILASDPAAQGLAEIISSYPGFYATALHRLAHALHQRGLPRLPRLLSEYAHQRTGIDIHPGAHIGQAFCIDHGTGLVIGETAIIGANVQIYQGVTLGALSVTKGLQGTKRHPTIEDHVVIYAGATILGGSTVVGAHSIIGGNVWLTESVPSHSRVYHRAHIQISRSEDPAAELVFSI; encoded by the coding sequence GTGCTGCCACGCTCTTTCTCTGCCGAACTGGCCAAAGCCCATGCCTCCGTGCCCGACGCCCTGCCCGGGGCGGCCTTCTGTGCCTTAGCCGATGGGCTGCTGGCGCTGCTCTTCCCGCAGCGGGCCGACCAGCCCCTGCCCAGCGCCGACGCCGTCGACTCCGAACTCTACCACTTCCGGTCCGAACTGGCCGTGCTGCTGGCCAAGGTGCCGTCCGTGCCGGCACCGGCTTCCGAGTTGGCGGATGAATTCACGGCCCAACTGCCCGCGCTGCGCACGGCCCTGCTGCGCGATGCCAGCGCCATCCTGGCCAGCGACCCTGCTGCGCAGGGCTTGGCCGAAATTATTAGCTCGTACCCCGGCTTCTACGCTACCGCCCTCCACCGGCTGGCGCATGCGCTGCACCAGCGCGGCCTGCCGCGCCTGCCGCGCCTGCTCAGCGAGTACGCCCACCAGCGCACGGGCATCGACATTCACCCCGGGGCGCACATCGGCCAGGCCTTCTGCATCGACCATGGCACGGGCCTCGTTATCGGCGAAACGGCCATCATCGGCGCCAACGTGCAGATATACCAGGGCGTCACGCTGGGTGCGCTTAGTGTGACCAAAGGGCTGCAGGGAACCAAGCGGCACCCCACCATCGAAGACCATGTGGTAATATATGCCGGCGCTACTATATTAGGCGGCAGCACGGTAGTCGGCGCCCATAGCATCATTGGGGGCAACGTGTGGCTCACCGAAAGCGTACCCTCGCACTCGCGGGTATACCATCGGGCACATATTCAGATATCCCGCAGCGAAGACCCGGCCGCCGAGCTGGTATTTTCCATTTGA
- a CDS encoding cupin domain-containing protein — translation MSDTTITKIDSRYSPKGADGEKYLASGKHVAMRMWENEQPGEPKAPASRAYETVGFVLSGRAELHLAGQVVVLEPGNSWVVPQGAEHTYKILESFSAVEATSPPAQVHGREGK, via the coding sequence ATGTCTGACACGACCATCACCAAAATCGATTCGCGCTATTCGCCCAAGGGCGCAGATGGCGAAAAATACCTGGCCTCCGGCAAGCACGTGGCCATGCGCATGTGGGAAAACGAGCAGCCCGGCGAGCCCAAAGCCCCCGCATCCCGGGCGTACGAAACCGTGGGCTTTGTGCTGAGCGGCCGCGCCGAGCTGCACCTGGCTGGCCAGGTTGTGGTGCTGGAGCCCGGCAATTCCTGGGTGGTACCCCAAGGCGCCGAGCACACCTATAAAATCCTGGAGAGCTTTTCGGCAGTGGAAGCGACTTCGCCGCCCGCGCAAGTGCACGGCCGCGAGGGCAAGTAG
- a CDS encoding aldo/keto reductase codes for MKTRELGRTGQQVSALGLGCMSMASDYAYGPSDEREAVATLHRALELGVTLWDTADIYGFGANEELLRQVLVPNRAQVFLATKFGFVADGNGGTLVDVRPERIAAACDASLQRLGIDTIDLYYAHRIDPAVPVEEMVGAMAALVQAGKVRFLGLSEASAASLRRAAATHPITALQSEYSMFTRDVEAEILPTCRELGVSLVPFSPLGRGLLTNPGPQLAEKDLRRSMPRFGEEVGDANAPLVAGLHQLATEKGISTAQLALAWLLAQDAHIIPIPGTKRRKYLEENAAAVDVELSPADTQRLQDLLAAHPVVGARYSEGALKLVNR; via the coding sequence ATGAAAACCCGTGAACTCGGCCGCACCGGCCAACAAGTTTCTGCGCTCGGCCTGGGCTGCATGTCCATGGCTTCTGATTACGCTTATGGCCCCAGCGACGAGCGGGAAGCCGTGGCCACCCTGCACCGCGCGCTGGAGCTGGGCGTAACACTCTGGGACACGGCCGACATCTATGGTTTTGGGGCCAATGAGGAATTGCTGCGGCAGGTACTGGTGCCCAATCGGGCGCAGGTATTTCTGGCCACTAAGTTTGGGTTCGTGGCCGATGGCAACGGCGGAACGCTGGTCGATGTGCGCCCTGAGCGCATTGCCGCCGCCTGCGATGCCAGCCTGCAGCGCCTGGGCATCGATACCATTGACTTGTACTATGCCCACCGCATCGACCCGGCCGTGCCCGTGGAGGAAATGGTAGGCGCCATGGCAGCGCTGGTGCAGGCCGGGAAGGTGCGGTTTCTGGGGTTATCGGAAGCTTCGGCGGCCTCGTTGCGGCGGGCGGCGGCTACCCACCCCATTACGGCGCTGCAATCGGAGTATTCGATGTTTACCCGCGACGTGGAGGCGGAAATCCTGCCCACTTGCCGCGAGTTGGGCGTGAGCCTGGTGCCCTTCTCGCCGCTGGGCCGCGGGCTGCTCACCAACCCCGGCCCGCAGCTGGCCGAAAAGGATTTGCGGCGCAGCATGCCCCGGTTCGGCGAGGAAGTGGGCGATGCCAACGCGCCGCTCGTGGCGGGCCTTCACCAGTTGGCTACCGAAAAAGGCATCAGCACCGCGCAGCTGGCCCTGGCGTGGCTGCTGGCGCAGGATGCCCACATCATCCCCATTCCCGGCACTAAGCGCCGGAAGTATCTGGAAGAAAACGCCGCTGCTGTGGACGTTGAGCTGTCGCCAGCCGATACCCAGCGGCTCCAGGACTTGCTTGCGGCCCACCCTGTAGTAGGGGCGCGCTATAGTGAAGGGGCCTTGAAGCTGGTGAACCGCTAG
- a CDS encoding mechanosensitive ion channel family protein, translated as MDQVTSYAQQFQNLVVLYLPRVLMAALALVVGWWLISWVTRLLAKGTKRFDVSLSTFLTSLANIVLKVLLLVSVAGMVGFETTSFVAILGAAGLAVGLALQGTLANFAGGVLILIFKPYIVGDTIESQGKSGEVREIQIFNTILVTPQGDTIILPNGATSNNVIVNKTAQNKALVEVLADVDNSTSLDNLRSWAVPLMQADEQVMEEPAPQVVVTALKPGGMTVAFRAYTQAGQNAPAQARLIEKLQRALAQQGVASPVPVTHSYVRALPE; from the coding sequence ATGGACCAAGTCACCAGCTACGCGCAGCAGTTTCAAAATCTAGTCGTGCTTTACCTGCCACGCGTGCTTATGGCGGCCCTGGCGCTGGTGGTGGGCTGGTGGCTGATTAGCTGGGTTACCCGTCTCTTGGCCAAGGGCACCAAGCGGTTTGACGTGTCGCTGAGCACGTTTCTGACCAGCCTGGCCAACATTGTGCTGAAAGTGCTGCTGCTGGTTTCGGTGGCGGGGATGGTGGGTTTCGAAACCACCTCGTTTGTGGCTATTCTGGGCGCGGCGGGCCTAGCAGTGGGCCTGGCGCTGCAAGGCACGCTGGCCAACTTTGCGGGCGGCGTGCTCATCCTCATTTTCAAGCCCTACATCGTCGGCGACACCATCGAGTCGCAGGGGAAATCGGGGGAGGTGCGGGAAATCCAGATTTTTAATACCATCCTGGTAACGCCGCAGGGCGACACCATTATCCTGCCCAACGGAGCCACGTCCAACAACGTCATTGTCAATAAAACTGCCCAGAACAAAGCCTTGGTAGAGGTGCTGGCCGATGTCGACAACAGTACCAGCCTCGACAACCTACGCAGCTGGGCTGTGCCCCTGATGCAGGCCGATGAGCAGGTGATGGAAGAGCCGGCCCCTCAGGTGGTGGTCACCGCGCTCAAGCCAGGGGGCATGACCGTCGCTTTTCGGGCGTACACCCAAGCCGGCCAGAATGCGCCAGCCCAGGCCCGCCTCATTGAGAAGCTGCAGCGCGCCCTCGCCCAGCAGGGCGTAGCCAGCCCTGTGCCCGTCACCCATAGCTACGTGCGGGCCCTGCCGGAATAG
- a CDS encoding peptidylprolyl isomerase encodes MTRSLRLWPLLLLVAACARTPRPSADLANKYHDATIRQIGTAQDERNTAALLPFLTSANPTYRREAALAFASVQAPAAVPGLIPLLRDADLSVRRAAAYALGQTGDSTAVDSLRGRLLKETDNAVCRYEHEALGRTVTRSSLPELWRVEALTDTARASALALGLSRAALRGLISSESIRRTVLVLNMPRLPERARLVAMVGLSRTRGYDADLARLAQEMLLHVAQKDRSYAVRAAAATTLGKLAAVPAASATASTAAIPAASGTAAAPATSGGVTPAGVLARLATKDPDYRVRLSAIRALPFDAETYSASRKAVFNALSHDRAPVALTAAEWLLAHAKGESGPALAALADGNKQASPRVRAALLQAAVRHASPAARPSLIETIQKRYAAAPTVYEKSFLLQALAEDPASFDLLKAEAFAAGQAPVVAGNALGALLTMRRQADFPAARHADFAAAMRQALASGDVAQLGTAAEALTDAKLYPQAQPDDLAALRQAQAKLQLPREIEAWQGLQQALDKLEKAPKPTPTPVATAQQHPIDWAVVQSVPLGQQVRLRTSKGIILLELKPNEAPGAVASFVTLISQHFYDNLYFHRVVPNFVAQGGDPRGDGNGSAPYNLRSEFGDLHYEEGSMGLASAGKDTESCQFFITHTPTPHLDGRYPIFAQVVGGMDVVHKLEIGDQILGIELVK; translated from the coding sequence ATGACTCGCTCCCTTCGCCTCTGGCCCCTGCTGCTTCTGGTGGCCGCCTGCGCCCGCACCCCCCGCCCCAGCGCCGACCTGGCCAATAAGTACCACGACGCCACCATTCGGCAAATCGGGACGGCTCAGGATGAGCGCAACACCGCCGCGCTGCTGCCCTTCCTCACCAGTGCCAATCCCACCTACCGGCGCGAGGCCGCCCTGGCGTTTGCCTCGGTGCAGGCCCCGGCTGCCGTGCCCGGCCTGATTCCGCTGCTGCGCGACGCCGACCTGAGCGTGCGCCGCGCTGCGGCCTACGCCCTGGGCCAAACCGGCGACAGCACCGCCGTGGACAGCCTGCGTGGGCGCCTGCTGAAGGAGACGGATAACGCGGTGTGCCGCTACGAGCACGAGGCCCTGGGCCGCACCGTCACACGCAGCAGCCTGCCCGAGTTGTGGCGCGTGGAAGCCCTAACCGACACCGCGCGGGCTTCGGCCCTGGCGCTGGGCCTGAGCCGCGCCGCCCTGCGCGGCCTCATTTCCTCCGAAAGCATTCGCCGCACGGTGCTGGTCTTGAACATGCCCCGGTTGCCCGAGCGCGCACGGCTGGTAGCGATGGTGGGCTTGTCGCGCACCCGTGGCTACGATGCCGATTTGGCGCGTCTGGCCCAGGAAATGCTGCTCCACGTGGCCCAGAAAGACCGTTCCTACGCCGTGCGGGCGGCGGCAGCTACCACGCTCGGCAAGCTGGCGGCCGTGCCCGCTGCTTCAGCCACGGCCTCCACGGCAGCTATTCCGGCTGCGTCGGGTACGGCCGCTGCTCCAGCTACTTCCGGTGGCGTTACGCCGGCCGGCGTGCTGGCGCGCCTTGCCACCAAAGACCCCGATTATCGGGTGCGGCTCAGCGCCATTCGTGCCCTGCCTTTTGATGCCGAAACGTATTCTGCCAGCCGCAAGGCTGTCTTTAATGCCCTGAGCCACGACCGGGCTCCCGTGGCCCTCACGGCGGCCGAGTGGCTGCTGGCCCACGCCAAAGGGGAGTCGGGCCCCGCGCTGGCGGCCCTGGCCGACGGCAACAAGCAAGCCTCGCCGCGGGTGCGGGCGGCCCTATTGCAAGCCGCCGTGCGCCACGCCAGCCCAGCGGCCCGCCCCAGCCTCATCGAAACGATTCAGAAACGGTACGCCGCGGCCCCCACCGTGTACGAAAAAAGCTTTTTGCTGCAGGCCCTGGCCGAAGACCCGGCTTCGTTTGACCTATTGAAAGCCGAGGCGTTTGCGGCGGGCCAGGCGCCCGTGGTGGCCGGCAATGCCCTGGGCGCGCTGCTCACCATGCGCCGCCAGGCCGATTTCCCCGCCGCCCGCCACGCCGATTTTGCCGCCGCCATGCGCCAGGCCCTGGCCAGCGGCGACGTGGCCCAACTCGGCACCGCCGCCGAAGCCCTCACCGACGCCAAGCTCTACCCCCAGGCCCAGCCCGACGACCTGGCCGCCCTGCGCCAGGCCCAGGCCAAGCTGCAGCTACCCCGCGAAATCGAAGCCTGGCAGGGCCTGCAGCAAGCCCTTGATAAGCTAGAAAAAGCTCCCAAACCCACCCCCACGCCGGTGGCCACGGCCCAGCAGCACCCCATCGATTGGGCGGTTGTGCAGAGCGTGCCGCTGGGCCAGCAGGTGCGGCTGCGTACTTCCAAAGGCATTATTCTGCTGGAGCTGAAGCCCAACGAAGCACCCGGCGCCGTGGCCAGCTTCGTCACGCTCATCAGCCAGCATTTCTACGACAACCTGTACTTCCACCGCGTGGTGCCCAATTTCGTGGCCCAGGGCGGTGACCCCCGCGGCGATGGCAACGGCAGCGCGCCCTACAATCTGCGCTCCGAATTCGGCGACCTCCACTACGAGGAAGGCAGCATGGGCCTGGCCTCAGCCGGCAAGGACACCGAAAGCTGCCAGTTCTTCATCACCCACACGCCTACGCCGCACCTCGACGGCCGCTACCCCATCTTCGCCCAGGTAGTGGGCGGTATGGACGTGGTGCACAAGCTCGAAATTGGCGACCAGATTCTGGGAATCGAGCTGGTGAAATAA
- a CDS encoding MJ1255/VC2487 family glycosyltransferase, which yields MNILYGVPGEGLGHATRSKVVIGHLLAQGHQVCVVSSSRAYQMLAAAFPGRVHEIRGFHLAYKGLAVSKARTAVLTLRTAPDDLRVNFAKYRDLLCDFKPELIISDFESFSYLFAKLHRLPIISIDNMQIISRAKLNVTVPKSERGNFQLAQSIVRAKLPRSRHYFVTTFFNLPLCKPDTTLVPPIIRPEILAAKPTKGQHVLVYQSATTQQNLVPLLQQLPDQEFRVYGFNKEEDHGNVQLRAFSEAGFIADLASSRAVVTNGGFSLISEAVFLQKPICAIPIPAQFEQWLNAAEVEQMGYGRHFETITADNLRAFLYGLAGFETALASYQQQGNDVLFARLDAELALLSGHASSTPRSTKAKGSVLPSFPMPH from the coding sequence ATGAATATTCTATACGGAGTGCCCGGCGAGGGCCTGGGCCACGCCACCCGCAGCAAAGTTGTTATCGGCCATTTGCTGGCGCAGGGGCATCAGGTATGTGTGGTGAGCAGCAGCCGGGCCTACCAGATGCTGGCCGCCGCGTTTCCGGGCCGCGTGCACGAAATCCGGGGCTTCCACCTGGCCTACAAGGGCCTGGCCGTGAGCAAGGCCCGCACCGCCGTGCTTACCCTGCGCACCGCACCTGACGACCTGCGCGTCAACTTCGCCAAATACCGCGACCTGCTCTGCGATTTCAAGCCGGAATTAATTATTTCCGATTTTGAATCCTTCAGCTACCTATTTGCTAAGCTGCATCGGCTGCCAATTATCAGCATTGATAACATGCAGATTATCAGTCGCGCCAAATTAAATGTGACGGTGCCGAAATCGGAGCGCGGCAATTTTCAGCTGGCGCAAAGTATTGTGCGGGCCAAGCTGCCGCGCAGCCGCCACTATTTCGTGACCACCTTCTTCAACCTGCCCCTCTGCAAGCCCGATACCACGCTGGTGCCGCCCATTATTCGGCCCGAAATCCTGGCCGCCAAGCCCACCAAAGGCCAGCACGTGCTGGTGTACCAGTCGGCCACCACGCAGCAAAACCTGGTACCATTACTCCAGCAACTGCCCGACCAGGAATTCCGCGTGTATGGCTTCAATAAGGAGGAAGACCACGGCAACGTGCAGCTGCGCGCTTTCTCGGAGGCCGGCTTTATTGCCGACCTGGCCAGCAGCCGGGCCGTGGTCACCAACGGCGGCTTCTCGCTGATTTCGGAGGCCGTGTTTTTGCAAAAGCCCATTTGCGCCATTCCCATTCCAGCCCAATTTGAGCAGTGGCTCAATGCCGCCGAAGTGGAGCAGATGGGCTACGGCCGGCACTTTGAAACTATCACGGCCGACAACCTGCGCGCTTTCCTGTACGGCCTGGCCGGGTTCGAAACCGCGCTGGCCAGCTATCAGCAGCAGGGCAACGATGTGCTTTTTGCCCGGCTTGATGCGGAGTTGGCGTTATTGTCGGGCCATGCCAGCTCAACGCCGCGTTCCACCAAAGCAAAAGGTTCGGTTCTGCCTTCATTTCCCATGCCTCATTAA
- a CDS encoding nucleoside deaminase: MEAPNPEFMREAIRLSIEKMQAGHGGPFGAVVVKDGQIIARGFNQVTSTHDPTCHAEVDAIRKACAALGTFQLDGCDLYTSCEPCPMCLGAIYWARPQRVFYGNTKADAAAIGFDDQFIYEELDRPMAARQLPMTQLLRDEALASFQAWEQKEGKTEY, from the coding sequence ATGGAAGCTCCCAACCCCGAATTCATGCGCGAAGCCATTCGCCTGTCCATCGAAAAAATGCAGGCCGGGCACGGCGGGCCCTTTGGCGCGGTGGTGGTGAAGGATGGCCAAATCATTGCCCGCGGCTTCAACCAGGTCACCAGCACCCACGACCCCACCTGCCACGCCGAAGTGGATGCCATTCGCAAGGCCTGCGCCGCGCTGGGCACCTTCCAGCTCGACGGCTGCGACCTCTACACTAGCTGCGAACCCTGTCCCATGTGCCTGGGCGCCATTTATTGGGCCCGGCCCCAGCGTGTATTCTACGGCAACACCAAGGCCGACGCCGCCGCCATCGGCTTCGACGACCAGTTTATCTACGAGGAGCTCGACCGCCCCATGGCCGCCCGCCAGCTGCCCATGACGCAGCTGCTGCGCGACGAAGCTTTGGCCAGCTTCCAGGCCTGGGAACAAAAGGAAGGCAAAACGGAGTATTAA
- a CDS encoding FAD binding domain-containing protein — protein MIEFYLNDQPIRTAEPQASTLLDFVRYHEHLKGTKIGCREGDCGACTVLVGELAADGQTIAYQSMTSCLAPLGNAHGKHIVTVEGINAAAGQLTPVQQAIVEEGGSQCGFCTVGFVMSLTGHSLSTQPATEKSTIAAIDGNICRCTGYKSLERAAATLTAQLANRPTQNAVAWLSEQQYVPAYFEGIPARLAQLRTAAATAQATEAATPTAQDNSSTAVSTSPSGHGQSQNGHLSAPSLNHLVTHPLLGGGTDLLVQRLEELREQPVRLVFDQAGRRGIRQEATAGRVVLGAATTASHLLESELMRRLIPQLPQYLKLVSSTPIRNMGTVAGNFINGSPIGDLTIMFLALGASITLADPAGATRELALPDLYLGYKKLAKTPDEQVTEISFPTPLPGDFFNFEKVSKRTHLDIASVNSAAWLRVEGGLIQAARVSAGGVGPVPLYLARTSEFLLGRELSAETVAAANEVIQSEISPISDVRGTVDYKRLLLRQLLLAHFLRFAPEKMELSDLV, from the coding sequence ATGATAGAATTTTACCTCAACGACCAGCCCATTCGCACCGCCGAGCCGCAGGCCAGCACGCTGCTCGACTTCGTGCGCTACCACGAGCATCTCAAAGGCACCAAAATCGGCTGCCGCGAGGGCGACTGCGGCGCCTGCACCGTGCTGGTGGGCGAGCTAGCGGCCGATGGCCAAACCATTGCCTACCAGAGCATGACCAGTTGCCTCGCGCCGCTGGGCAATGCCCACGGCAAGCACATCGTCACCGTTGAGGGCATTAATGCCGCGGCTGGGCAGCTCACGCCCGTACAGCAGGCCATAGTGGAAGAGGGCGGCTCGCAGTGCGGCTTTTGCACGGTGGGCTTCGTGATGTCGCTCACCGGCCACAGCCTCAGCACCCAGCCCGCCACCGAAAAAAGCACCATCGCCGCCATCGACGGCAACATTTGCCGCTGCACCGGCTACAAATCGCTGGAGCGTGCCGCGGCCACCCTCACGGCCCAATTAGCCAACCGCCCCACCCAAAACGCGGTGGCCTGGCTCAGCGAGCAGCAGTATGTACCCGCTTACTTCGAAGGAATACCCGCCAGGCTGGCCCAGCTGCGTACCGCAGCAGCTACCGCTCAAGCCACTGAAGCAGCTACTCCCACAGCTCAGGACAACAGCTCAACTGCCGTATCTACCTCGCCCAGCGGACACGGCCAAAGCCAGAACGGCCACCTCAGTGCCCCTTCACTCAATCATTTAGTCACTCATCCGCTCTTAGGCGGTGGCACCGACTTGCTGGTGCAGCGCCTTGAGGAGCTGCGTGAGCAACCCGTGCGCCTGGTATTTGACCAGGCCGGCCGGCGCGGCATTCGCCAGGAGGCAACCGCGGGCCGCGTGGTGCTGGGCGCTGCTACCACGGCCAGCCATCTGCTCGAATCGGAGCTAATGCGCCGCCTGATTCCGCAGCTGCCCCAGTACCTGAAACTCGTATCGAGCACGCCCATTCGCAACATGGGCACCGTGGCCGGTAACTTCATCAACGGCTCGCCCATTGGCGACCTGACCATCATGTTCTTAGCCCTGGGTGCCTCCATCACCCTGGCCGACCCAGCCGGCGCCACGCGCGAGCTGGCCCTGCCCGACCTGTACCTGGGCTACAAAAAGCTGGCGAAAACCCCCGACGAGCAAGTCACCGAAATCAGCTTCCCCACTCCCCTACCCGGCGACTTTTTCAACTTCGAAAAGGTCTCCAAGCGCACGCATCTGGACATCGCCAGCGTGAACTCCGCTGCCTGGCTGCGGGTCGAAGGCGGTCTTATTCAGGCCGCGCGCGTATCGGCAGGCGGCGTGGGGCCGGTGCCGCTGTACCTGGCGCGCACCAGCGAGTTCTTGCTGGGCCGCGAATTATCAGCAGAGACCGTAGCGGCGGCTAATGAAGTAATTCAGTCGGAAATCAGCCCAATTTCGGATGTGCGCGGCACCGTTGATTACAAGCGGCTATTGCTACGGCAGCTGCTGCTTGCGCATTTCCTGCGGTTTGCGCCAGAGAAAATGGAGTTGAGTGATTTGGTTTAG